In one Variovorax sp. PBL-H6 genomic region, the following are encoded:
- a CDS encoding NADAR family protein, whose protein sequence is MKLLRTEIVTFWGAQSPLSNWNIGKFTSRGIDFNCSEQLMMYRKAELFGDATSMAAILVEPDPREQKALGRAVSGFVKPIWDAASEAVLFEGLFDKFTQVASAHGVLMASEEKLIIEASPTDRLYGVGLAAYDPRILDTETWRGANRLGYLLMRVRSAIRSAQRAAPAPTLF, encoded by the coding sequence ATGAAGCTTCTTCGCACCGAAATCGTCACCTTTTGGGGCGCGCAAAGCCCCCTTTCGAACTGGAACATAGGAAAGTTCACCAGCCGCGGCATCGACTTCAACTGCTCCGAGCAGCTGATGATGTACCGGAAGGCCGAACTGTTCGGGGATGCCACCAGCATGGCAGCCATCCTGGTAGAGCCGGACCCGCGCGAACAAAAGGCCTTGGGCCGGGCCGTGTCAGGCTTTGTCAAGCCGATTTGGGACGCCGCAAGCGAAGCGGTGCTTTTCGAGGGGCTCTTCGACAAGTTCACGCAGGTCGCGTCTGCGCATGGCGTGCTCATGGCGAGCGAGGAGAAGCTCATCATCGAAGCGAGCCCGACCGACCGGCTGTACGGCGTGGGTCTTGCGGCCTATGACCCCCGCATTCTTGACACCGAGACCTGGCGCGGCGCGAATCGCCTGGGATACCTCCTGATGCGTGTTCGCTCCGCCATCCGTTCGGCTCAGCGCGCAGCGCCGGCACCGACGCTCTTCTAG